CCTAGCGGGGGGGTGCCCTCGAGCCTCGCTTGATCGGTCCGGCCCGCCGGCTCGGCCCGTACCGGTACACCGCCCGTCCCAGGACCGAACTCCTCGGAACGGGGCCGAAGCTGCGGCTGTCGGTGCTCACCGCGGGATCGTCACCGAGCACCGTGAGCCTGGCGTCGTCCACCCGCGCGACCCGCTTGACGAGGGTGCGGGCGGGCTGGCGAGGATCGGACAGGGCTACCAGGTCGCCGGCGCGGATCCGACGCCAGGCCAGGACCAGCAGGCGGTCGCCGGGCTCGAGCGTCGGTCGCATGCTGGCGCCGCGGACCTCCACCCGCCGCACGAGGCGCAGGCCGACGGCGCCAGCGGCGACGGCCACGAGGGCGGCGGTCACCCGGGCCGTGATCGTCCGCCTCGTCACGCTGTTGTTCTCCGCGCGACCGGCGATAGGGTAACCACGTGCGGAACTGGAGTCATCGAGCCCATCGAGCGTCTGTCCCAAGGAGCTTCCTCATGCGAATCGCCTCCCGTCTTCTCGCCCTCGTCGACCGCATCTCGGCCCCCGAGCTGGTCCATGCCCACTGCGACCTGCCCTGTGGCGTCTACGACCCGGCTCAGGCGCGCATCGAGGCCGACTCGGTGAAGGCGTGCATGGAGAAGTTCAACGCCTCCGACGACAACGT
The genomic region above belongs to Acidimicrobiales bacterium and contains:
- the sodX gene encoding nickel-type superoxide dismutase maturation protease, which produces MTRRTITARVTAALVAVAAGAVGLRLVRRVEVRGASMRPTLEPGDRLLVLAWRRIRAGDLVALSDPRQPARTLVKRVARVDDARLTVLGDDPAVSTDSRSFGPVPRSSVLGRAVYRYGPSRRAGPIKRGSRAPPR